The following proteins are co-located in the Styela clava chromosome 15, kaStyClav1.hap1.2, whole genome shotgun sequence genome:
- the LOC144432374 gene encoding uncharacterized protein LOC144432374 — MCCFFKFLQYLLLYYNVAILVNSLNVRRLRPGCRIEDGYHICSLTGLCQKRDGVFDDRCENARVNCTDDEFTCRGVNRCIPRMLLGTKNGCLLGKKGVITLPCRPDGKIYQYFTITAVYMFTLL; from the exons ATGtgctgtttttttaaatttcttcagtatCTTCTTCTCTATTATAATGTCGCAATTTTGG TAAATTCTCTAAATGTACGAAGGCTTCGTCCAGGTTGTCGAATTGAAGATGGCTATCACATATGTTCTTTAACTGGACTCTGTCAAAAACGAGATGGTGTTTTCGATGATAGGTGCGAGAATG CAAGAGTGAATTGTACGGATGATGAATTTACTTGCCGTGGAGTCAATAGATGTATACCAAGAATGTTACTGGGAACAAAGAATGGTTGTCTTTTGGGGAAGAAAGGAGTCATCACTCTCCCATGCAGGCCCGATGGTAaaatatatcagtatttcaCAATTACAGCGGTATATATGTTTACACTATTGTAA
- the LOC120333786 gene encoding uncharacterized protein LOC120333786, whose product MDGNVNCETTEVVDDSDEMASLNSCSESEFNCTNGRCIPREWVFDKHDDCKNGEDEIEPFRYCNNAEEFRCDNGQCVKRYRVNDGHPDCENGADERKQLAKCITTTEFRCNDSGRCIPRNWVGDGVKNCKDSSDEVIFWNQTCSTKEFSCHNGRRCILSKYLCDGMDHCGDCSDEIEGCKEARMVRCPLDSSICIPQSYACDGFQDCPKGIDNPQYMPGFKCKKTVLATEEEMCNIPQWTLHDNHTMCEDKSDLCFKNNSFNCARCVSDNKIIAKRQMCDGVIDCTDLSDECLCNSNRNNVDLMKLCNSICYHSNKCGDLNNCRVGELYCDTSKKCLSLSKVCDDVVDCPISAIDEKLCIQPDKDVVAIHNTTDFDCWKVSDIILEIVETANLMELFNNLYSTHGKKCDGVIDCARFEDECNTECYLPECDKFQLLEIPFNEFIFGGVVEKVRACSDYVTESGYDYTNFVIGESICNGIKDCTDGADEQNCTDFFKCNAGTVESPLGTRQVEFSLKSLQMYLITNLLISMVQVV is encoded by the exons ATGGACGGTAACGTAAATTGCGAAACTACCGAAGTTGTTGACGACAGTGACGAAATGGCATCTCTCAATTCCTGCAGTGAAAGTGAATTCAACTGTACCAACGGAAGATGCATTCCCAGAGAATGGGTTTTTGATAAACATGACGATTGCAAAAATGGTGAAGATGAAATTGAACCTTTCAGATATTGTAACAATGCTGAAGAATTCCGATGTGACAACGGACAATGTGTAAAAAGATATCGAGTGAATGACGGCCATCCAGATTGCGAAAATGGTGCTGATGAAAGAAAACAGTTAGCGAAATGCATAACTACGACAGAGTTCCGTTGCAATGATAGCGGAAGATGTATTCCGCGCAATTGGGTTGGGGACGGAGTCAAAAATTGTAAAGATAGCAGCGATGAAGTGATATTTTGGAATCAAACTTGCTCAACAAAAGAATTTTCTTGTCACAACGGGCGTCGATGCATTTTGTCTAAATATTTATGTGATGGGATGGATCATTGTGGAGATTGTAGCGATGAAATAGAAGGATGCAAAGAAGCACGAATGGTGAGGTGTCCTCTCGACTCATCAATTTGCATACCACAGTCCTACGCCTGCGATGGATTCCAAGATTGTCCAAAAGGAATCGACAACCCACAATACATGCCTGGTTTTAAGTGTAAAAAGACTGTCTTAGCAACAGAAGAAGAAATGTGTAATATTCCTCAATGGACATTACATGATAATCACACTATGTGCGAAGACAAATCAGACTTATGTTTCAAGAATAATTCATTTAATTGCGCTCGTTGTGTATCTGACAACAAAATAATAGCGAAACGTCAAATGTGTGATGGCGTCATTGATTGTACAGATTTATCAGATGAATGCCTTTGTAATTCGAACCGAAATAACGTCGATTTGATGAAATTGTGCAATTCAATTTGTTATCATTCTAACAAATGTGGTGATCTTAACAACTGCCGAGTCGGAGAGTTGTATTGTGATACGAGCAAAAAATGTTTAAGCCTTTCAAAGGTGTGTGATGATGTTGTGGACTGTCCAATATCAGCGATTGACGAGAAACTATGCATTCAGCCTGACAAGGATGTTGTTGCAATACACAACACTACTGATTTTGATTGTTGGAAAGTTTCAGATATCATTTTGGAAATAGTAGAAACTGCAAATCTTATGGAACTTTTCAACAATCTATATTCAACGCACGGTAAAAA GTGTGACGGTGTAATTGATTGTGCTCGCTTCGAAGATGAATGCAATACGGAATGTTATCTGCCAGAATGCGATAAATTTCAGCTGTTAGAAATACCGTTCAATGAGTTCATTTTTGGAGGAGTAGTAGAAAAAGTCCGGGC ATGCAGTGATTATGTGACGGAAAGTGGTTACGATTATACAAACTTTGTCATCGGAGAGTCAATATGCAATGGAATCAAAGATTGTACAGACGGTGCCGATGAACagaattgcacagattttttcaaatgcaaCGCTGGTACAGTAGAATCACCACTTGGCACAAGACAGGTTGAATTCTCATTAAAATCTTTACAAATGTATTTAATTACAAACCTTTTAATATCTATGGTACAAGTCGTGTAA
- the LOC144432372 gene encoding G-protein coupled receptor GRL101-like: MNGKQDCEDNTDECPDNWNDLNPLSSPEEMIRLSFLRYFIWFMSCIAILGNLAVIIETCYSEFGSQSSAQSPMSRCNRILIINLAISDFLMGVTLLIIGIKSASMSGEYCLKDKQWRISGSCNAIGVMTVLSSETSVFSLVVLTMYRFYGIHRPFQSRNVKPKWAIVAVIITWTLSFILAALPLIPSINQTMVPEALTQPSMYFENTVVSWDDYRMFAERIAVLGRRVNKISTNFETWKNARNMLESIYKDFAPSVLGYFGFYSADGVCIPRLFRISGRPSLHALSLFIISLNFCILLFIIIAYCKIYHKSTHRKVKGSATKHDNRSRVMQRKITILIATDLCCWLPICIMSIASQVGTNFSGDAYAVAAILLLPINSSLNPIIYSSGFAVARAALSHKTVAIQASIRRRITRKPDPEFEQNNIAMHDSGKTGVQTLSPTSVLNS, encoded by the coding sequence ATGAACGGCAAACAAGACTGCGAAGACAACACCGACGAATGTCCAGACAACTGGAATGACCTAAACCCGTTATCTTCGCCAGAAGAAATGATTAGACTTTCGTTTCTCCGTTATTTCATCTGGTTTATGTCATGTATCGCAATTCTAGGAAACCTCGCCGTTATTATAGAAACTTGTTACTCTGAATTTGGCTCACAGTCTAGTGCGCAAAGCCCAATGAGTCGATGTAACAGAATACTGATAATAAACCTGGCAATATCTGATTTCCTCATGGGGGTCACCTTGCTTATAATTGGAATTAAGTCAGCTTCAATGTCCGGCGAATACTGTTTAAAGGACAAACAATGGAGGATCAGTGGTTCTTGTAACGCAATCGGAGTTATGACAGTATTATCCAGTGAAACATCCGTGTTTTCTCTGGTTGTCTTGACCATGTATCGCTTTTATGGGATTCATAGACCGTTTCAAAGCAGGAATGTAAAACCAAAATGGGCTATCGTTGCAGTGATTATAACGTGGACCTTGTCCTTTATTCTAGCTGCGTTGCCTCTGATTCCTTCAATTAATCAAACTATGGTACCAGAGGCACTCACACAGCCATCAATGTACTTTGAAAACACTGTCGTATCATGGGATGACTACAGAATGTTTGCAGAACGAATTGCTGTTCTTGGACGCCgtgtaaataaaatatcaacgAACTTTGAAACTTGGAAGAATGCACGTAATATGTTAGAAAGTATTTACAAGGACTTTGCTCCGAGTGTACTCGGTTACTTCGGCTTCTACAGCGCCGATGGAGTCTGTATTCCAAGATTATTCAGAATAAGCGGAAGACCGTCTCTCCACGCGTTGTCTTTGTTTATAATAAGTCTGAATTTTTGTATCCTGCTGTTTATCATCATTGCTTATTGTAAAATATACCATAAGTCAACGCATAGAAAAGTCAAGGGCAGTGCAACAAAGCACGATAACCGGAGTAGAGTAATGCAGAGAAAAATCACAATTCTAATTGCGACGGATCTGTGCTGTTGGCTTCCGATTTGCATCATGTCTATAGCAAGTCAAGTTGGAACGAACTTCTCGGGAGACGCATATGCCGTTGCTGCGATTCTTCTGTTACCAATCAACAGTTCACTAAATCCTATTATATACTCAAGTGGTTTTGCCGTTGCCCGAGCAGCTCTTTCTCACAAAACTGTAGCAATTCAAGCTTCTATCAGACGCCGTATAACGCGAAAGCCTGATCCGGAATTCGAGCAAAATAACATCGCAATGCATGATAGTGGGAAAACAGGCGTGCAAACGCTGTCTCCAACATCAGTACTCAATTCTTAG
- the LOC144432373 gene encoding protein unc-93 homolog A-like: MDLSPADAMTPLGNNGNPQEYKKEDITYNRKHKKHGTRKTAKQYWMFNICFLLAFAPYLSILGLQSNINIEGGIGTLSLGVAYTSSIFFGIFITPISVRRLGSHRAIVIGELGYLIYILANFYPKSYIMIIAGALVGCGEALVWTTLPMYFWHFGYQHGNFGTKPFELYVLKYTGLFYSMYQLGQIFGSSVSYGVLYGFKNKTQEISTSYNSFSDLLQENETEAYLKPHLQYQYCGANDCQSPNITSENIDSYVPADSYSLYIVISIFCAMSLSGICLQFKFLPRANSNPLEVESNDQDVLHEKKNTDDASEIIIQNANFSYVSTLKQTCKHFFNPKQLLVSPILFYIGLFITFIYSEMSRAYVSCVLGVELVGAVMIVYALFSGFFVSIHAKNNL, translated from the exons ATGGATTTGTCGCCAGCTGATGCAATGACCCCATTAGGAAATAATGGCAACCCGCAAGAATATAAGAAAGAAGACATAACATATAATAGGAAACATAAAAAGCATGGGACGAGAAAGACCGCTAAGCAATATTGGATGTTCAATATATGTTTTTTGTTGGCTTTTGCGCCATACCTCTCAATTCTGGGTTTACAAAGCAATATCAATATCGAGGGAGGCATTG GAACACTTTCCTTGGGAGTGGCTTATACATCGTCAATTTTTTTTGGTATATTTATAACTCCCATTTCTGTTAGAAG ATTGGGATCACACCGAGCAATTGTCATTGGCGAATTGGGatatttgatttacattttgGCTAACTTTTACCCCA AATCTTATATCATGATAATTGCCGGCGCTCTAGTTGGATGTGGTGAAGCCTTGGTGTGGACGACATTACCTATGTACTTCTGGCATTTTGGGTATCAACATGGAAATTTCGGGACCAAACCGTTTGAATTATATGTTTTGAAATATACTGGCCTATTTTACTCTATGTATCAATTAGGTCAA ATTTTTGGCAGTTCTGTCAGCTATGGCGTGTTATAtggattcaaaaataaaacacaagaaatCTCTACATCGTACAATTCATTCTCCGATCTCTTACAAGAAAACGAAACAGAGGCGTACCTAAAACCACACCTTCAGTATCAATACTGTGGAGCAAACGATTGTCAAAGTCCAAATATTACCAGCGAAAACATTGATAGCTACGTTCCAGCCGATTCAtactcattgtatatcgtaatttctatattttgtgcAATGTCTCTCAGTGGAATTTGCCTTCAGTTTAAATTTCTCCCGAGAGCGAACTCAAATCCACTAGAAGTTGAGTCTAATGATCAAGATGTGTTGCACGAAAAGAAGAATACCGACGATGCAAGTGAGATCATTATCCAG AACGCAAACTTCTCGTATGTATCAACACTTAAGCAAACATGCAAGCATTTTTTCAACCCAAAACAATTGCTGGTGTCACCTATTTTGTTTTACATTGGATTATTCATTACCTTCATATACAGTGAAATGAGTAGAGCTTACGTTTCGTGTGTGCTTGGTGTGGAGCTA GTGGGAGCTGTAATGATTGTTTACGCACTTTTCAGCGGCTTTTTTGTCAGCATTCACGCCAAGAATAATCTCTAA
- the LOC144411786 gene encoding uncharacterized protein LOC144411786, which yields MCCLFKFLQCLLLYYNVAILVNSLNIRRLRPGCRIEDGYHRCSLTGQCQKRDGVFDDRCEKERVNCTDDEFTCRGINRCIPRMLLGTKNGCLLGKKGVITLPCRPDEFTCRYSRLCLPRWAVMDGNVNCKTAEVDDDSDEMAFLHSCSDSEFNCTNGRCIPREWVFDKNDDCKNGEDEIQPSRYCNNAEEFRCDNGQCLKRYRVNDGHPDCENGADERKQLAECITTTEFRCNDSGRCIPRNWVGDGVKNCKDSSDEVIFWNQTCSTKEFSCHNGRRCILSKYLCDGMDHCGDCSDEIEGCKEARMVRCPLDLSICIPQSYACDGFQDCPKGIDNPQYMPGFKCKKTVLATEEEMCNIPQWTLHDNHTMCEDKSDLCFKNNSFNCARCVSDNKIIAKRQMCDGVIDCTDLSDECLCNSKRNNVELMKLCNSICYHSNKCGDLNNCRAGELYCDTSKKCLSLSKVCDGVVDCPISAIDEKPCIQPDKDVVAIRNTTDFDCWKVSDIILEIAQTTNLMELFNNIYSTRGKKYVNFLKFQKRKLSDIQIQGFIRKIILMAHC from the exons ATGTGCTgtcttttcaaatttcttcaatGTCTTCTTCTCTATTACAATGTCGCAATTTTGG TAAATTCTCTAAATATACGAAGGCTTCGTCCAGGTTGTCGAATTGAAGATGGCTATCACAGATGTTCTTTAACTGGACAATGTCAAAAACGAGATGGTGTTTTCGATGATAGATGCGAGAAGG AAAGGGTGAATTGTACGGATGATGAATTTACATGCCGTGGAATCAATAGATGTATACCAAGAATGTTACTGGGAACAAAGAATGGTTGTCTTTTGGGAAAGAAAGGAGTCATCACTCTTCCATGCAGGCCTGATG AATTTACATGCCGATACAGCAGGCTATGCCTGCCAAGGTGGGCAGTGATGGACGGTAACGTAAATTGCAAAACTGCCGAAGTTGATGATGACAGTGACGAAATGGCATTTCTCCATTCTTGCAGTGACAGTGAATTCAACTGCACTAACGGAAGATGCATTCCCAGAGAATGggtttttgataaaaatgacgATTGCAAAAATGGTGAAGATGAAATTCAACCTTCCAGATATTGCAACAACGCTGAAGAGTTTCGGTGTGACAACGGACAATGTTTAAAAAGATATCGTGTGAATGACGGCCATCCAGATTGCGAAAATGGTGCTGATGAAAGAAAACAATTGGCGGAATGCATAACTACGACAGAGTTTCGTTGCAATGATAGCGGAAGATGTATTCCGCGCAATTGGGTTGGGGACGGAGTCAAAAATTGTAAAGATAGCAGCGATGAAGTGATATTTTGGAATCAAACTTGCTCAACAAAAGAATTCTCTTGTCACAACGGGCGTCGATGTATTTTGTCTAAATATTTATGTGATGGGATGGATCATTGTGGAGATTGTAGCGATGAAATAGAAGGATGCAAAGAAGCGCGTATGGTTAGGTGTCCTCTCGACTTATCAATTTGTATACCGCAGTCTTACGCCTGCGATGGATTCCAAGATTGTCCAAAAGGAATCGACAACCCACAATATATGCCTGGTTTTAAGTGTAAAAAGACTGTCTTAGCAACAGAAGAAGAAATGTGTAATATTCCTCAATGGACATTACATGATAATCACACTATGTGCGAAGACAAATCAGACTTATGTTTCAAGAATAATTCATTTAATTGCGCTCGTTGTGTATCTGACAACAAAATAATAGCGAAACGTCAAATGTGTGATGGCGTCATTGATTGTACAGATTTATCAGATGAATGCCTTTGTAATTCGAAGCGAAATAACGTCGAGTTGATGAAATTGTGCAATTCGATTTGTTATCATTCTAACAAATGCGGCGATCTTAACAACTGCCGAGCCGGAGAGTTGTATTGTGATACGAGCAAAAAATGTTTGAGCCTTTCAAAGGTGTGTGATGGTGTTGTGGACTGTCCAATATCAGCGATTGACGAGAAACCATGCATTCAGCCTGACAAGGATGTTGTTGCAATACGGAACACGACTGATTTTGATTGTTGGAAAGTTTCAGATATTATTTTGGAAATAGCACAAACTACAAATCTCATGGAacttttcaacaatatatattcaacgCGCGGTAAAAAGTATGTGAATTTCCTAAAATTCCAAAAGCGAAAATTATCCGATATCCAAATTCAGggatttattagaaaaataatattaatggcTCATTGCTAG